One genomic window of Channa argus isolate prfri chromosome 5, Channa argus male v1.0, whole genome shotgun sequence includes the following:
- the LOC137127789 gene encoding bactericidal permeability-increasing protein-like, with translation MHCFQSNEDIGRERLVLKKTAALVKMYPCCWLVLVALIPVTLGTNPGVNVKLTRKGLEYGRQLGLASIQQELKSIKIPDISGTERVFPIGKVQYSLSNLQIVNVGFPQSAVDLVPGTGVRLSISNAFFSLHGDWRVKYLVIIKDSGSFDLNVNGLTITTSIAIRSDETGRPAVSSVGCAASVGSVSIKFHGGASWLYNLFTSFIDKALRDEVAKKLCPLVNNAVSNLNPHLKTLNVLAQVDKYAEIEYSMVSSPTVSSSSIDLNLKGEFYNIGKHQEPPVSPTLFSLPSQNNNMLYMGLSAFTANSAAFVYDKAEVFNLYITDDIIPQSSPIRLNTKSFGIFIPQIAKLYPGLMIKLLVKTVKTPIISFQPNNITIQATGTVTAYAIQPTAILSPLFVLNLGTSVSTQMFVTEMRLAGAVSLNKMDLTLGTSYVGAFQVKSLDKVLRTVLELVVIPKVNAQLAKGYPLPAFGKMKLVNTQLQVLKDYMLIGTDVQFMA, from the exons ATGCATTGTTTTCAGTCAAACGAGGACATCGGGAGAGAAAGATTGGttctaaaaaaaactgctgctttag TCAAGATGTACCCGTGCTGCTGGCTCGTCCTGGTTGCTCTGATCCCTGTGACCTTAGGCACCAACCCTGGAGTAAATGTCAAGCTAACACGGAAAGGCCTTGAATATG GCAGGCAACTGGGGTTGGCTTCAATCCAGCAGGAACTCAAAAGCATCAAAATCCCGGATATTTCAGGGACAGAGCGTGTGTTTCCCATTGGAAAAGTCCAGTACAGCCTGTCAAA TTTGCAGATAGTAAATGTGGGATTTCCACAGTCTGCAGTGGATCTGGTGCCAGGTACTGGTGTGAGACTGTCTATCAGTAATGCTTTCTTCAGTCTGCATGGGGACTGGAGGGTCAAGTACCTCGTAATAAT AAAGGACAGCGGCTCTTTTGACCTGAATGTGAACGGACTCACTATCACTACAAGTATCGCCATCAGGAGTGATGAGACAGGCCGACCTGCAGTCAGTAGTGTCGGCTGTGCAGCCAGTGTCGGCAGTGTCAGCATCAAGTTTCACGGTGGAGCCAG TTGGCTGTACAATCTGTTCACAAGCTTCATTGATAAGGCATTGCGTGATGAAGTAGCAAAAAAG CTCTGCCCTCTGGTGAATAATGCAGTATCTAATTTGAACCCTCACTTAAAAACTctcaatg TTTTAGCCCAGGTGGACAAGTATGCAGAGATTGAATATTCAATGGTGTCCTCGCCCACGGTGTCATCGTCTTCTATAGACTTGAACTTAAAG GGTGAATTTTACAACATCGGGAAGCACCAGGAGCCTCCAGTCTCCCCCACACTCTTTTCCCTGCCGTCCCAGAACAACAACATGCTGTACATGGGTTTGTCTGCCTTCACCGCCAACTCTGCAGCCTTTGTCTATGATAAAGCTGAAGTCTTTAATCTCTACATCACAGATGATATA ATCCCTCAAAGTTCTCCCATAAGACTCAACACTAAATCGTTTGGAATCTTCATcccacag ATTGCCAAGCTCTACCCAGGCCTGATGATAAAACTGCTGGTGAAGACGGTGAAAACTCCTATCATCAGTTTTCAACCCAACAACATAACCATCCAGGCCACTGGCACAGTGACGGCCTACGCCATCCAACCCACCGCCATACTGTCCCCTCTTTTTGTCCTGAACTTA GGCACCAGTGTCAGCACCCAGATGTTTGTCACTGAAATGAGGCTGGCTGGAGCTGTCAGCCTTAACAA AATGGATCTGACCCTGGGGACAAGTTATGTTGGGGCGTTTCAG GTCAAATCCCTTGATAAGGTCCTCCGAACGGTGCTCGAACTGGTAGTGATACCCAAAGTGAATG CTCAACTTGCAAAGGGATACCCACTTCCTGCATTTGGGAAGATGAAACTTGTGAATACCCAGCTTCAGGTCCTAAAG GACTACATGCTGATTGGGACAGATGTTCAGTTCATGGCTTGA
- the LOC137127788 gene encoding bactericidal permeability-increasing protein-like, whose protein sequence is MHCFQSNEDIGRERLVLKKTAALVKMYPCCWLVLVALIPVTLGTNPGVNVKLTRKGLEYGRQLGLASIQQELKSIKIPDISGTERVFPIGKVQYSLSNLQIVNVGFPQSAVDLVPGTGVRLSISNAFFSLHGDWRVKYLVIIKDSGSFDLNVNGLTITTSIAIRSDETGRPAVSSVGCAASVGSVSIKFHGGASWLYNLFTSFIDKALRDEVAKKLCPLVNNAVSNLNPHLKTLNVLAQVDKYAEIEYSMVSSPTVSSSSIDLNLKGEFYNIGKHQEPPVSPTLFSLPSQNNNMLYMGLSAFTANSAAFVYDKAEVFNLYITDDIIPQSSPIRLNTKSFGIFIPQIAKLYPGLMIKLLVKTVKTPIISFQPNNITIQATGTVTAYAIQPTAILSPLFVLNLGTSVSTQMFVTEMRLAGAVSLNKMDLTLGTSYVGAFQVKSLDKVLRTVLELVVIPKVNAQLAKGYPLPAFGKMKLVNTQLQVLKDYMLIGTDVQFMA, encoded by the exons ATGCATTGTTTTCAGTCAAACGAGGACATCGGGAGAGAAAGATTGGttctaaaaaaaactgctgctttag TCAAGATGTACCCGTGCTGCTGGCTCGTCCTGGTTGCTCTGATCCCTGTGACCTTAGGCACCAACCCTGGAGTAAATGTCAAGCTAACACGGAAAGGCCTTGAATATG GCAGGCAACTGGGGTTGGCTTCAATCCAGCAGGAACTCAAAAGCATCAAAATCCCGGATATTTCAGGGACAGAGCGTGTGTTTCCCATTGGAAAAGTCCAGTACAGCCTGTCAAA TTTGCAGATAGTAAATGTGGGATTTCCACAGTCTGCAGTGGATCTGGTGCCAGGTACTGGTGTGAGACTGTCTATCAGTAATGCTTTCTTCAGTCTGCATGGGGACTGGAGGGTCAAGTACCTCGTAATAAT AAAGGACAGCGGCTCTTTTGACCTGAATGTGAACGGACTCACTATCACTACAAGTATCGCCATCAGGAGTGATGAGACAGGCCGACCTGCAGTCAGTAGTGTCGGCTGTGCAGCCAGTGTCGGCAGTGTCAGCATCAAGTTTCACGGTGGAGCCAG TTGGCTGTACAATCTGTTCACAAGCTTCATTGATAAGGCATTGCGTGATGAAGTAGCAAAAAAG CTCTGCCCTCTGGTGAATAATGCAGTATCTAATTTGAACCCTCACTTAAAAACTctcaatg TTTTAGCCCAGGTGGACAAGTATGCAGAGATTGAATATTCAATGGTGTCCTCGCCCACGGTGTCATCGTCTTCTATAGACTTGAACTTAAAG GGTGAATTTTACAACATCGGGAAGCACCAGGAGCCTCCAGTCTCCCCCACACTCTTTTCCCTGCCGTCCCAGAACAACAACATGCTGTACATGGGTTTGTCTGCCTTCACCGCCAACTCTGCAGCCTTTGTCTATGATAAAGCTGAAGTCTTTAATCTCTACATCACAGATGATATA ATCCCTCAAAGCTCTCCCATAAGACTCAACACTAAATCGTTTGGAATCTTCATcccacag ATTGCCAAGCTCTACCCAGGCCTGATGATAAAACTGCTGGTGAAGACGGTGAAAACTCCTATCATCAGTTTTCAACCCAACAACATAACCATCCAGGCCACTGGCACAGTGACGGCCTACGCCATCCAACCCACCGCCATACTGTCCCCTCTTTTTGTCCTGAACTTA GGCACCAGTGTCAGCACCCAGATGTTTGTCACTGAAATGAGGCTGGCTGGAGCTGTCAGCCTTAACAA AATGGATCTGACCCTGGGGACAAGTTATGTTGGGGCGTTTCAG GTCAAATCCCTTGATAAGGTCCTCCGAACGGTGCTCGAACTGGTAGTGATACCCAAAGTGAATG CTCAACTTGCAAAGGGATACCCACTTCCTGCATTTGGGAAGATGAAACTTGTGAATACCCAGCTTCAGGTCCTAAAG GACTACATGCTGATTGGGACAGATGTTCAGTTCATGGCTTGA